One stretch of Streptococcus australis DNA includes these proteins:
- the accB gene encoding acetyl-CoA carboxylase biotin carboxyl carrier protein translates to MNLNEIKDLMAQFDQSSLREFSYKNGADELQFSKNEARMASEAPAQVVPAPTAVAASTVVSTPSTPVESAVEEAPVPAETTVAPEGDVVESPLVGVAYLAAGPDKPAFVTVGDSVKKGQTLVIIEAMKVMNEIPAPKDGVVTEILVSNEEMVEFGKGLVRIK, encoded by the coding sequence ATGAATTTAAATGAGATCAAGGACTTGATGGCTCAATTTGACCAATCAAGTTTGAGAGAATTTTCTTATAAAAACGGAGCGGACGAATTGCAGTTCAGTAAGAATGAAGCAAGAATGGCTTCTGAAGCTCCAGCTCAAGTTGTTCCAGCACCAACTGCAGTAGCGGCAAGTACAGTAGTTTCTACCCCTTCAACTCCAGTAGAGAGTGCAGTGGAAGAAGCTCCAGTACCAGCTGAAACGACGGTTGCTCCGGAGGGTGATGTTGTTGAGAGCCCACTTGTAGGGGTGGCTTACTTGGCTGCTGGACCAGATAAACCTGCCTTCGTCACAGTTGGAGACAGTGTTAAAAAAGGCCAGACTTTGGTGATCATCGAAGCCATGAAGGTCATGAATGAGATTCCTGCACCTAAGGATGGTGTGGTGACAGAAATTCTCGTTTCAAATGAAGAAATGGTTGAGTTCGGTAAAGGATTGGTACGTATCAAATGA
- the fabZ gene encoding 3-hydroxyacyl-ACP dehydratase FabZ yields MIDIQGIKEALPHRYPMLLVDRVLEVSEDTIVAIKNVTINEPFFNGHFPQYPVMPGVLIMEALAQTAGVLELSKPENKGKLVFYAGMDKVKFKKQVVPGDQLVMTATFVKRRGTIAVVEAKAEVDGKLAASGTLTFAIGN; encoded by the coding sequence ATGATCGATATTCAAGGAATCAAAGAAGCTCTACCTCATCGCTACCCCATGCTCCTAGTGGATCGTGTCTTGGAAGTGAGCGAGGATACTATTGTTGCCATTAAAAATGTGACCATCAACGAACCTTTCTTCAATGGTCATTTTCCACAATACCCAGTCATGCCAGGTGTTCTTATCATGGAAGCATTGGCCCAGACCGCGGGTGTCTTGGAATTGTCCAAACCTGAAAATAAAGGGAAACTGGTCTTCTACGCTGGCATGGACAAGGTTAAGTTCAAGAAGCAAGTTGTACCAGGTGACCAATTAGTTATGACGGCTACTTTTGTTAAACGTCGTGGTACGATTGCCGTGGTTGAAGCAAAGGCTGAAGTAGATGGTAAGCTTGCAGCGAGTGGTACTCTTACCTTTGCAATTGGAAACTAA
- the accC gene encoding acetyl-CoA carboxylase biotin carboxylase subunit, with product MFRKILIANRGEIAVRIIRAARELGIATVAVYSTADKEALHTLIADEAICIGPGKATESYLNINAILSAAVLTEAEAIHPGFGFLSENSKFATMCDEVGIKFIGPSGAVMDTMGDKINAREQMIKAGVPVIPGSDGEVHTAEEALAVAEKIGYPVMLKASAGGGGKGIRKVEKAEDLVAAFETASSEAKANFGNGAMYLERVIYPARHIEVQILADQEGHVVHLGERDCSLQRNNQKVLEESPSIAIGKTLRNEIGAAAVRAAESVGYENAGTIEFLLDEASGNFYFMEMNTRVQVEHPVTEFVSGVDIVKEQIRIAAGQPLPFKQEDIVLRGHAIECRINAENPAFNFAPSPGKITNLYLPSGGVGLRVDSAVYPGYTIPPYYDSMIAKIIVHGENRFDALMKMQRALYELEIEGVQTNADFQLDLISDRRVIAGDYDTSFLMETFLPQYQEKE from the coding sequence ATGTTTCGTAAAATTTTGATTGCCAACCGTGGTGAGATTGCGGTTCGCATTATTCGAGCTGCGCGTGAATTGGGCATTGCAACCGTAGCAGTTTATTCAACTGCTGATAAGGAAGCTCTTCACACACTCATAGCGGATGAAGCTATCTGTATCGGACCTGGTAAGGCGACAGAATCTTATCTCAATATCAACGCTATTTTATCTGCTGCAGTCTTGACAGAAGCAGAAGCCATCCACCCAGGTTTTGGTTTTCTTAGCGAAAACTCCAAGTTTGCCACGATGTGTGATGAAGTGGGGATTAAGTTTATCGGTCCTTCTGGGGCTGTAATGGATACCATGGGAGATAAGATCAATGCGCGTGAGCAAATGATCAAGGCTGGAGTTCCAGTTATCCCAGGATCTGATGGTGAAGTTCACACGGCTGAAGAGGCACTTGCGGTTGCAGAAAAAATTGGCTATCCAGTCATGCTAAAGGCATCGGCAGGCGGTGGTGGAAAAGGAATTCGTAAGGTTGAAAAGGCAGAAGACTTGGTCGCAGCTTTTGAGACAGCATCCAGTGAAGCCAAGGCCAACTTTGGAAATGGCGCTATGTATCTTGAGCGTGTGATTTATCCAGCTCGTCATATCGAAGTTCAGATCCTTGCGGACCAAGAGGGTCATGTTGTCCATCTTGGTGAACGGGATTGTTCACTTCAACGGAATAACCAAAAGGTCTTAGAAGAAAGTCCGTCCATTGCGATTGGCAAAACACTTCGTAATGAAATTGGTGCTGCAGCCGTTCGTGCAGCAGAGTCTGTTGGCTATGAAAATGCAGGGACGATTGAATTTCTTCTCGATGAAGCGAGTGGCAATTTCTACTTCATGGAAATGAATACTCGTGTGCAAGTGGAGCACCCAGTCACAGAGTTTGTTTCAGGTGTTGATATCGTGAAGGAACAGATTCGCATTGCAGCCGGGCAACCTTTACCTTTCAAACAAGAAGATATCGTCCTACGAGGTCATGCTATCGAGTGCAGGATCAATGCAGAAAATCCAGCATTTAACTTTGCTCCAAGCCCAGGTAAAATTACCAATCTCTATCTACCAAGTGGTGGAGTTGGCTTGCGCGTGGACTCAGCAGTTTATCCAGGCTATACCATTCCTCCTTACTATGATAGTATGATTGCCAAAATCATTGTTCATGGGGAGAATCGTTTTGACGCTCTTATGAAGATGCAACGAGCACTATATGAGCTTGAGATTGAAGGAGTACAAACCAATGCAGATTTCCAATTGGATCTGATTTCAGACCGTCGTGTTATTGCTGGTGACTACGATACTTCCTTCCTGATGGAAACTTTCTTGCCACAATATCAAGAAAAAGAATAG
- the accD gene encoding acetyl-CoA carboxylase, carboxyltransferase subunit beta — MALFSKKDKYIRINPNRSVKEKPQAKPEVPDELFSKCPGCKHTIYQKDLGSERICPYCSYTFRISAQERLALTIDSDSFVEMFTGIETQDHLNFPGYQKKLASMREKTGLDEAVLTGTASIMGQKVALGIMDSNFIMASMGTVVGEKITRLFEYATVEKLPVVLFTASGGARMQEGIMSLMQMAKISAAVQGHSKAGLFYLTILTDPTTGGVTASFAMEGDIILAEPQSLVGFAGRRVIENTVRETLPDDFQKAEFLLEHGFVDAIVKRRELPETIAKLVRLHGGSRG, encoded by the coding sequence ATGGCTCTATTTAGTAAAAAAGATAAGTATATTCGGATCAATCCTAATCGTTCCGTAAAGGAGAAACCGCAAGCTAAGCCTGAGGTTCCTGATGAACTCTTCTCCAAGTGTCCCGGATGTAAACACACCATTTACCAAAAGGACCTTGGGAGTGAGCGCATTTGTCCCTATTGTAGCTATACTTTCCGTATTTCAGCCCAAGAGCGCTTGGCTCTGACAATTGATTCTGACAGCTTTGTGGAGATGTTTACAGGTATTGAAACTCAAGATCACTTGAACTTTCCTGGTTACCAGAAAAAACTGGCTAGCATGCGTGAAAAAACTGGACTGGATGAAGCTGTCCTGACTGGCACAGCTAGCATCATGGGGCAAAAAGTTGCCCTTGGGATCATGGATTCCAACTTTATCATGGCGTCGATGGGAACCGTTGTGGGTGAAAAAATCACGCGCTTGTTTGAATATGCGACAGTTGAAAAGTTGCCAGTTGTACTTTTTACGGCTTCTGGCGGTGCTCGTATGCAAGAAGGGATTATGAGCTTGATGCAGATGGCTAAGATTTCTGCAGCAGTTCAAGGTCATTCCAAGGCAGGACTTTTTTACCTGACGATTTTGACGGATCCGACAACAGGTGGTGTGACAGCTTCTTTTGCTATGGAAGGCGACATTATTCTAGCAGAGCCCCAAAGTTTGGTTGGTTTTGCAGGACGTCGTGTTATCGAAAATACAGTTCGTGAGACCTTGCCAGATGATTTCCAAAAAGCAGAATTTTTGCTTGAACATGGATTTGTTGATGCAATTGTCAAACGTAGAGAACTACCAGAAACAATTGCTAAATTAGTGAGATTGCATGGAGGAAGTCGCGGATGA
- a CDS encoding acetyl-CoA carboxylase carboxyl transferase subunit alpha → MNIAKIVREAREQSRLTALDFANGIFDEFIELHGDRSFRDDGAVIGGIGWLGDQAVTVVGIQKGKSLHDNLKRNFGQPHPEGYRKALRLMKQAEKFGRPVVTFINTAGAYPGVGAEERGQGEAIARNLMEMSDLKVPIIAIIIGEGGSGGALALAVADRVWMLENSIYAVLSPEGFASILWKDGSRAMEAAELMKITSHELLEMGIVDKVISEAGLSSKELQARVKNELRAELDRLGGLALEQLLEERYQRFRKY, encoded by the coding sequence ATGAATATTGCAAAAATAGTCAGAGAGGCACGCGAGCAAAGTCGCTTGACCGCCCTTGATTTTGCCAATGGCATCTTCGATGAATTTATCGAATTGCATGGAGACCGCTCTTTCAGAGATGATGGTGCGGTCATTGGCGGAATTGGCTGGTTAGGTGACCAAGCAGTAACAGTCGTCGGTATCCAAAAGGGGAAGAGTCTTCATGATAACCTCAAACGAAATTTTGGGCAACCCCATCCAGAAGGCTATCGCAAGGCTCTTCGCTTGATGAAACAGGCAGAAAAGTTTGGTCGTCCAGTTGTGACCTTTATCAATACGGCGGGAGCTTACCCAGGTGTTGGAGCTGAGGAACGTGGACAAGGGGAAGCAATCGCTCGAAACCTGATGGAAATGAGCGACCTCAAGGTTCCAATCATCGCCATTATTATCGGTGAAGGAGGGTCTGGAGGTGCCCTAGCACTAGCCGTTGCTGACCGCGTCTGGATGCTGGAAAATTCGATCTATGCCGTGCTCAGTCCAGAAGGCTTTGCCTCTATCCTATGGAAGGATGGAAGTCGTGCTATGGAAGCGGCAGAGTTGATGAAAATCACTTCTCACGAACTCCTCGAAATGGGTATCGTTGACAAGGTAATCTCAGAAGCAGGGCTTTCCAGTAAGGAACTGCAAGCTCGTGTAAAAAATGAATTGCGTGCAGAGCTTGACCGCTTGGGAGGCTTAGCCTTGGAACAGCTCCTCGAAGAACGTTACCAACGCTTTAGAAAATATTAA
- the nusB gene encoding transcription antitermination factor NusB — MTSPLLESRRELRKCAFQALMSLEFSTDTQTACRFAYTHDREDSDVQLPAFLTELVSGVQAKKEELDKQITQHLKAGWTIERLTLVERNLLRLGVFEITSFDTPQLVAVNEAIELAKNFSDQKSARFINGLLSQFVTEEQ, encoded by the coding sequence ATGACTAGTCCACTATTAGAATCTAGACGTGAGCTCCGTAAATGCGCTTTTCAAGCTCTTATGAGTCTTGAGTTTAGTACAGATACCCAAACTGCTTGTCGTTTCGCCTACACACACGATCGGGAAGATTCGGATGTGCAACTTCCAGCCTTTTTGACAGAGCTCGTTTCTGGTGTTCAGGCTAAAAAGGAAGAACTAGACAAGCAAATCACACAGCATTTAAAAGCAGGTTGGACCATTGAACGTTTAACGCTCGTGGAGAGAAACCTCCTTCGCTTGGGAGTCTTTGAAATCACTTCATTTGACACCCCTCAGCTAGTTGCTGTTAATGAAGCTATCGAGCTTGCAAAGAACTTCTCAGATCAAAAGTCTGCCCGTTTTATCAATGGACTGCTCAGCCAGTTTGTAACAGAAGAACAGTGA
- a CDS encoding Asp23/Gls24 family envelope stress response protein gives MGIEEQLGEIVIAPRVLEKIIAIATAKVDGVHSFSNKSVSDTLSKLSLGRGVYLRNVDEKLTVDIYLYLEYGVKVPKVAMAIQKAVKDAVYNMADVELDIVNIHVTGIVPDKTPKPDLKDLFDEDFLND, from the coding sequence ATGGGAATTGAAGAACAACTAGGCGAAATCGTTATCGCCCCACGTGTACTTGAAAAAATCATTGCTATCGCAACAGCTAAAGTTGACGGTGTCCACTCTTTTTCAAACAAATCAGTATCTGACACCCTTTCAAAACTTTCTCTTGGTCGCGGTGTTTATCTACGAAATGTTGATGAAAAACTAACAGTGGACATCTACCTCTATCTTGAGTACGGGGTAAAGGTACCAAAAGTCGCTATGGCTATTCAAAAAGCTGTCAAAGATGCTGTTTACAATATGGCTGATGTGGAATTAGATATTGTTAATATCCATGTTACAGGTATCGTTCCAGATAAAACACCAAAACCTGACTTGAAAGACTTGTTTGATGAGGACTTCCTCAATGACTAG
- the efp gene encoding elongation factor P, with amino-acid sequence MIEASKLKAGMTFETADGKLIRVLEASHHKPGKGNTIMRMKLRDVRTGSTFDTSYRPEEKFEQAIIETVPAQYLYKMDDTAYFMNTETYDQYEIPVVNVENELLYILENSEVKIQFYGTEVIGVTVPTTVELTVAETQPSIKGATVTGSGKPATMETGLVVNVPDFIEAGQKLVINTAEGTYVSRA; translated from the coding sequence ATGATTGAAGCAAGTAAATTAAAAGCTGGTATGACATTTGAAACTGCAGACGGAAAATTGATCCGCGTTTTGGAAGCTAGCCACCACAAACCAGGTAAAGGAAACACGATTATGCGTATGAAATTGCGTGATGTCCGTACTGGTTCTACATTTGACACAAGCTACCGTCCAGAGGAAAAATTTGAACAAGCCATCATCGAGACTGTTCCAGCTCAATACTTGTACAAAATGGATGACACAGCCTACTTCATGAATACAGAAACTTACGACCAATACGAAATCCCTGTAGTCAACGTTGAAAACGAATTGCTTTACATCCTTGAAAACTCAGAAGTGAAAATCCAATTCTACGGAACTGAAGTGATCGGTGTTACGGTTCCTACTACTGTCGAATTGACAGTTGCAGAAACTCAACCGTCTATCAAAGGCGCTACTGTAACAGGTTCTGGTAAGCCTGCAACTATGGAAACTGGACTTGTCGTAAACGTTCCAGACTTCATCGAGGCAGGGCAAAAGCTCGTTATCAACACTGCAGAAGGAACTTACGTTTCTCGTGCCTAA
- the gatB gene encoding Asp-tRNA(Asn)/Glu-tRNA(Gln) amidotransferase subunit GatB encodes MNFETVIGLEVHVELNTNSKIFSPTSAHFGNDQNANTNVIDWSFPGVLPVLNKGVVDAGIKAALALNMDIHKHMHFDRKNYFYPDNPKAYQISQFDEPIGYNGWIEVELEDGTTKKIGIERAHLEEDAGKNTHGTDGYSYVDLNRQGVPLIEIVSEADMRSPEEAYAYLTALKEVIQYAGISDVKMEEGSMRVDANISLRPYGQEKFGTKTELKNLNSFSNVRKGLEYEVQRQAEILRSGGQIRQETRRYDETNKATILMRVKEGAADYRYFPEPDLPLFEISDEWIGEMRTELPEFPKERRARYVSDLGLSDYDASQLTANKVTSDFFEKAVALGGDAKQVSNWLQGEVAQFLNAEGKTLEQIELTPENLVEMIAIIEDGTISSKIAKKVFVHLAKNGGGAREYVEKAGLVQISDPDVLIPIIHQVFADNEAAVADFKSGKRNADKAFTGFLMKATKGQANPQVALKLLTQELAKLKEN; translated from the coding sequence ATGAACTTTGAAACAGTTATTGGACTTGAAGTCCACGTAGAGCTCAACACCAATTCAAAAATCTTCTCACCAACTTCTGCCCACTTCGGAAATGACCAAAACGCCAACACCAACGTGATTGACTGGTCTTTCCCAGGAGTTCTGCCAGTTCTCAATAAAGGTGTTGTTGATGCCGGTATCAAAGCTGCTCTTGCCCTCAACATGGACATCCACAAGCACATGCACTTTGACCGCAAGAACTACTTCTATCCTGATAATCCAAAAGCCTACCAAATTTCCCAGTTTGATGAGCCAATCGGTTATAACGGCTGGATTGAAGTGGAGCTAGAAGACGGTACGACCAAGAAAATCGGTATCGAACGTGCCCACCTAGAAGAAGACGCTGGTAAAAACACCCACGGTACAGATGGCTACTCTTATGTTGACCTCAACCGCCAGGGAGTTCCCTTGATTGAGATTGTATCTGAGGCCGATATGCGTTCACCTGAAGAAGCCTACGCTTATCTGACAGCCCTCAAGGAAGTCATCCAGTACGCTGGTATATCTGACGTTAAGATGGAAGAAGGTTCCATGCGTGTGGATGCCAATATCTCTCTTCGTCCTTATGGTCAAGAGAAATTCGGTACCAAGACTGAGTTGAAAAACCTCAATTCCTTCTCAAACGTTCGCAAGGGTCTCGAATACGAAGTCCAACGTCAAGCTGAAATCCTTCGCTCAGGTGGCCAAATCCGCCAAGAAACACGCCGTTACGATGAAACTAACAAAGCAACCATCCTCATGCGTGTCAAGGAAGGAGCTGCAGACTACCGCTACTTCCCAGAACCAGACCTACCCCTCTTTGAAATCTCAGATGAGTGGATCGGAGAAATGCGTACAGAGTTGCCAGAGTTTCCAAAGGAACGCCGTGCGCGCTACGTATCTGACCTTGGCTTGTCAGACTACGATGCTAGCCAGTTGACTGCAAACAAAGTCACTTCTGACTTCTTTGAAAAAGCTGTTGCCCTCGGTGGTGATGCCAAACAAGTCTCTAACTGGCTCCAAGGTGAAGTCGCTCAATTCTTGAACGCAGAAGGCAAAACTCTCGAACAAATCGAATTGACACCAGAAAACTTGGTTGAAATGATTGCCATCATCGAAGACGGCACTATCTCATCTAAGATTGCCAAAAAAGTCTTTGTCCACCTGGCTAAAAATGGTGGTGGCGCGCGTGAATACGTGGAAAAAGCAGGCTTGGTGCAAATCTCTGATCCAGATGTTCTGATTCCAATCATCCACCAAGTCTTTGCGGATAACGAAGCTGCCGTTGCCGACTTCAAGTCAGGCAAACGCAACGCAGACAAGGCCTTCACAGGATTCCTTATGAAGGCAACCAAAGGCCAAGCCAACCCACAAGTTGCCCTTAAACTGCTTACACAGGAATTGGCCAAGTTGAAAGAAAACTAG